The proteins below come from a single Garra rufa chromosome 3, GarRuf1.0, whole genome shotgun sequence genomic window:
- the pth1b gene encoding parathyroid hormone 1b, translated as MPPIRSLEKIMLFIALWGLCSLLYVEGLPLSKRSISEVQLMHNVREHKEMLERQDWLQLKLNNIIIPSINDSQKEQKGKTNNPSIRRLRKGDGAAWILN; from the exons ATGCCACCCATACGTTCTTTGGAGAAAATCATGCTTTTTATTGCACTGTGGGGTCTTTGCAGTTTGCTGTATGTGGAGGGATTACCACTTAG CAAAAGGTCAATCAGTGAAGTTCAGCTCATGCACAATGTTCGGGAACACAAAGAGATGTTAGAAAGACAGGACTGGCTTCAGCTGAAGCTCAACAATATCATCATACCCTCAATAAACGACTCCCAAAAGGAGCAAAAAGGGAAAACCAACAACCCATCCATCAGACGTTTAAGAAAGGGGGACGGTGCGGCGTGGATCTTGAACTGA